A genomic region of Pseudopipra pipra isolate bDixPip1 chromosome W, bDixPip1.hap1, whole genome shotgun sequence contains the following coding sequences:
- the LOC135405313 gene encoding zinc finger protein 664-like, translating to MSLAFPVGRRQIPSLSFLLPAPGPELRTESPEDKSPRQSLVGEAVLKGSPAQEGSGEEKGRRSPRRRGSKASPGCSEEGRASLCREGGRSLSQNSELVVPEQPPSREKPFRCLECGKSFKASTTLLIHKHIHTGERPYTCGECGKSFKCSSNLVRHKRIHTGERLYTCGECGKNFRDSSTLLTHQHIHTGERPYTCGECGKSFNCSSNLRNHCRVHTGERPYTCGECGKSFSDISTLRSHQRIHTREQPYTCEECGKSFSTSSSLLVHQRIHTGERPYKCLECGKRFQTSSHLLLHQQTHTDERPFRCTDCGKGFKQSSALVTHRRIHTGERPHKCLECGKRFQTSSNLLRHEQTHTDERPFRCTDCGKGFKQNSALVTHRRIHTGERPYKCGECGKSFAQSSTLTRHQQTHQ from the coding sequence atgtccttggccttccctgtgggccggaggcaaatcccctccctgtccttcttgcttcctgccccaggccccgagctgaggacggagagcccggaggacaaatccccccggcagagcctggtgggagaggccgttttgaagggctccccggcgcaggaaggcagcggggaggaaaagggccggagatccccccgcaggaggggctccaaagccagcccagggtgctctgaggagggaagagccagcctgtgccgggaaggtggccggagcttgagccagaactctgagctggtggtccctgagcagcctcccagcagggagaagcccttcaggtgcttggaatgtgggaagagcttcaaggCCAGCACCACCCTCCTCATCCACAaacacatccacactggggagcggccctacacatgtggggaatgtgggaagagcttcaagtGCAGCTCCAACCTAGTCCGACAcaagcgcatccacactggggaacggctgtacacgtgtggggaatgtgggaagaacttcagggacagctccaccctcctcacccaccagcacatccacaccggggaacggccctacacgtgtggggaatgtgggaagagcttcaactgcagctccaacctACGCAACCACTGTCGtgtccacactggggaacggccctacacatgtggggaatgtgggaagagcttcagtgacatcTCCACCCTCCGCagccaccagcgcatccacaccagAGAgcagccctacacgtgtgaggagtgtgggaagagcttcagtacGAGCTCCAGCCTCCTCGTCCACcaacgcatccacactggagaacggccctacaaatgcttggaatgtgggaagagatttcagaccagctcacatctcctcctgcaccaacagacacacacggatgagaggcccttccgctgcaccgactgtgggaagggcttcaagcagagctccgcccttgtcacccaccggcgcattcACACCGGGGAGCGGCCccacaagtgcttggaatgtgggaagaggtttcagaccagctcaaatctcctcaggcatgagcagacacacacggatgagaggcccttccgctgcaccgactgcgggaagggcttcaagcagaactccgcccttgtcacccaccggcgcattcacaccggggagaggccctacaagtgtggggagtgtgggaagagctttgcccagagctctaccttgaccagacaccaacagACCCACCAGTAA
- the LOC135405392 gene encoding olfactory receptor 14J1-like: MEQQMPNSSSMAQFLLLALADRRELQLLHFWLFLGISLAALLVNGLILSAVACDHHLHTPMGFFLLNLSLTDLGCICTTVPKAMHNSLWGTTTISYTGCAAQLFFFVFFISAEFYLLTIMCYDRYVAICKPLHYGTLLGSRACAHMAAAAWATGFLNALLHTANTFSLPLCQGNALGQFFCEISHILKLSCSHSNTREIGLIVVSASFCFGCFVFIVFSYVQIFRAVLRIPSQQGRHKAFSTCLPHLAVVSLLLSTGTFAHLRPPSISSPSLDLALSVLYSVVPPALNPLIYSLRNQELKDALRKLITGCFSEAINSPSSACYVPH, translated from the coding sequence ATGGAAcagcaaatgcccaacagcagctccatggcccagttcctcctcctggcattggcagacaggcgggagctgcagctcctgcacttctggctcttcctgggcatctccctggctgccctcctggtcaacggcctcatcctcagcgccgtagcctgcgaccaccacctgcacacccccatgggcttcttcctgctcaacctctccctcacagacctgggctgcatctgcaccactgtccccaaagccatgcacaattccctctggggcaccacaaccatctcctacacaggatgtgctgcacagctctttttctttgtcttcttcatctcagcagagttttatctcctcaccatcatgtgctacgaccgctacgttgccatctgcaaacccctgcactacgggaccctcctgggcagcagagcttgtgcccacatggcagcagctgcctgggccactggctttctcaatgctctgctgcacacagccaatacattttccctgcccctgtgccagggcaatgccctgggccagttcttctgtgaaatctcccacatcctcaagctctcctgctcacactccaacaccagggaaattgggctcattgtggttagtgcttctttttgttttggctgttttgttttcattgttttctcctatgtgcagatcttcagggctgtgctgaggatcccctctcagcagggaaggcacaaagccttttccacgtgcctccctcacctggctgttgTCTCCCTGTTACTCAGCACTGGCACTTTTGCCCACCTGAggcccccctccatctcctccccatccctggatctggcactatcagttctgtactcggtggtacctccagcactgaaccccctcatctacagcctgaggaaccaggagctcaaggatgcccttAGGAAACtgataactgggtgtttttcagaagcaataaactctccttcttctgcatgttatgttcctcattaa
- the LOC135406348 gene encoding olfactory receptor 14J1-like: MCYDRYVAICKPLHYRTLLGSRACAHTAAAAWATGFLTALLHTANTFSLPLCQGNALGQFFCEIPPILKLSCSHSGYLREIGLIVASACLVFGCFVFIVFSYVQIFRAVLRIPSEQGRHKAFSTCLPHLVVVSLFVSTGTFAYLKPPSISSPSLDLALSVLYSVVPQAVNPFIYSLRNQELKDSIRKMMTGCFSGATKSQFLVCSIQKGTP; the protein is encoded by the coding sequence atgtgctacgaccgctacgttgccatctgcaaacccctgcactacaggaccctcctgggcagcagagcttgtgcccacacggcagcagctgcctgggccactggctttctcactgctctgctgcacacagccaatacattttccctgcccctgtgccagggcaatgccctgggccagttcttctgtgaaatcccccccatcctcaagctctcctgctcacactcaggctacctcagggaaattgggctcattgtggCTAGTGCctgtttagtgtttggttgttttgttttcattgttttctcctatgtgcagatcttcagggctgtgctgaggatcccctctgagcagggacggcacaaagccttttccacgtgcctccctcacctggtcgtggtctccctgtttgtcagcactggcacatttgcctacctgaagcccccctccatctcctccccatccctggatctggccctgtcTGTTCTGTATTCTGTGGTGCCTCAAGCagtgaaccccttcatctacagcctcaggaaccaggagctcaaggattccataagaaaaatgatgactggatgcttttcaggagcaacaAAGAGTCAGtttctggtgtgtagcattcagaaggggactccttaa